From Phragmites australis chromosome 5, lpPhrAust1.1, whole genome shotgun sequence, a single genomic window includes:
- the LOC133919583 gene encoding uncharacterized protein LOC133919583 isoform X1: MTPSPASASASDSGMLGRRLTLLPAVSRGGTTRARMTLGCVLLDHVAPRLAVASAALVGAREVIAAAAAAGAGGSGAVHGAVASTLAQVAVTAVAIASGACLSTKVDFLWPRIEQLPDTLIFEGVEVTGYQIFEDPKVQKAIVFASTAHLGQFRRTGDPYVTHCIHTGKILAALVPSTGERAVNTVVAGILHDVIDDTSESLKSIEEQFGDDVASLVSGVSKLSYINQLLRRHRQKNTGGSTLTSEEANNLRVMLLGMVDDPRVVLIKLADRLHNMRTIYALPLPKAEAVAQETLAIWCSLASRLGVWALKAELEDLCFAVLQPQIFKKIQSELTLMWNRTSKAKSMRRSSVRSELLASMKDAHTMPAHDLFSSCNQEKPNMRELLQAVLPFDLFLDRKRRSYFLSNLNSSSEESIPKPKIVDAAAVALASLAACEEELERELLISTSYIPGMEVTMSSRLKSLYSIYCKMKRKDVGIRQVYDARALRVIVGDKNGALHGPAVRSCYSVLDIVHRLWSPIDGEFDDYIINPKGSGYQSLHTAVQASDSSPLEVQIRTQRMHEYAEYGLAAHWLYKESKVEYRSGMSKRISQSTSYSSSSSEDESSIQDGIPSKYSSMKVGHPVLRIEGSHLLAAVIVSIDKGGKELLVAVSFSLEASEAVAERRSSFQLKRWEAYARFHKKVSEKWWCAPGHGDWSTNLERYTLCQDGIFHKQDQFGRLLPTFIQIIDLTEEEEEEYWMVVSAIFEGKETSSLPSESSYADRSSSDPPSSTPLSDPINNKVHLLRTMLQWEEQVRRGASMAEKSLGVSTCTKPILREVAIIFWPNGKIMRMSTGSTAADAARRMGVEGKLLWVNGQLVLPQTELKDGDIVEVRV; the protein is encoded by the exons ACGGCGCCGTGGCGTCGACGCTCGCGCAGGTGGCGGTCACGGCCGTGGCGATCGCCTCGGGGGCGTGCCTGTCCACCAAGGTCGACTTCCTCTGGCCTCGCATCGAGCAGCTGCCTG ATACTCTTATATTTGAAGGAGTAGAGGTGACAGGATACCAGATATTTGAGGATCCAAAGGTGCAGAAAGCAATAGTATTTGCTAGCACGGCCCACCTTGGGCAATTTAGGAGAACAGGAGATCCATATGTTACACACTGCATACATACTGGGAAAATTTTAGCTGCCTTGGTTCCATCGACTGGAGAAAGA GCTGTTAATACTGTCGTGGCTGGCATTCTTCATGATGTTATTGATGATACATCTGAGAGCTTGAAGAGCATAGAAGAGCAGTTTGGGGATGATGTTGCTAGTTTGGTATCCGGTGTTTCAAAATTAAGCTACATAAATCAG cTACTGCGCAGGCATCGACAAAAAAATACTGGTGGGAGCACTCTTACTTCGGAAGAA GCAAATAATCTGCGTGTTATGTTATTGGGGATGGTTGACGATCCTCGTGTGGTGCTCATCAAGCTGGCAGATCGCTTGCACAATATGCGAACCAT TTATGCTCTTCCTTTACCCAAAGCTGAAGCTGTTGCTCAAGAGACATTGGCTATCTGGTGCTCACTTGCTTCTCGATTGGGAGTCTGGGCTCTGAAAGCTGAGCTGGAAGATTTATGCTTTGCTGTCCTTCAG CCTCAGATCTTCAAGAAAATACAATCTGAACTTACTTTAATGTGGAATCGTACCAGCAAAGCTAAAAGTATGAGAAGGTCATCAGTTAGAAGTGAATTGCTTGCCTCAATGAAGGATGCACATACGATGCCTGCCCATGATTTGTTTAGCTCGTGCAACCAAGAAAAACCCAATATGAGG GAGCTATTGCAGGCTGTATTGCCATTTGACCTCTTTTTGGATCGGAAGAGGCGCTCGTACTTCCTTAGTAATCTCAACAGTAGTTCTGAAGAATCTATACCAAAGCCTAAGATTGttgatgctgctgctgttgcactAGCATCTTTAGCAGCTTGTGAGGAAGAACTTGAGCGAGAATTACTCATATCAACATC GTATATACCTGGGATGGAAGTGACTATGTCAAGTAGACTCAAGAGCTTGTATAGTATCTACTGCAAG ATGAAAAGGAAAGATGTAGGAATTAGGCAAGTATATGATGCTCGTGCATTGAGAGTGATTGTTGGGGACAAAAATGGCGCGTTGCATGGACCTGCTGTTCGGAGTTGTTACAGCGTCCTTGATATAGTACACAG GCTATGGTCTCCAATTGATGGGGAATTTGATGACTACATTATCAATCCTAAGGGTAGCGGTTACCAA TCACTCCACACAGCAGTTCAGGCATCTGATAGCTCACCGCTGGAGGTCCAAATTAGGACCCAG CGAATGCATGAGTATGCAGAATATGGACTTGCTGCTCATTGGCTGTATAAGGAGAGCAAAGTTGAGTACAGAAGTGGCATGAGTAAGAGGATAAGCCAAAGTACATCATATTCATCAAGTTCTTCAGAAGATGAGAGTTCTATACAGGATGGTATTCCATCAAAGTACAGTTCTATGAAAGTGGGGCATCCGGTGCTAAGAATTGAAGGTAGTCACTTACTGGCAGCTGTCATAGTCAG CATAGATAAAGGAGGAAAAGAATTGCTTGTCGCTGTAAGTTTTAGTCTCGAAGCTTCTGAAGCTGTAGCTGAGCGAAGGTCATCTTTCCAGTTGAAGCGTTGGGAAGCTTATGCTAGGTTTCATAAGAAG GTTTCTGAAAAGTGGTGGTGTGCACCTGGACATGGTGACTGGTCAACAAATCTGGAGAGGTACACACTATGCCAGGATGGGATATTCCATAAG CAAGACCAATTTGGGAGACTTTTGCCTACATTTATTCAAATAATCGATTTGacggaagaggaagaggaagagtaTTGGATGGTTGTATCTGCCATATTCGAGGGCAAAGAGACTTCCAGTCTACCATCTGAATCAAGTTACGCTGATAGATCATCATCTGACCCTCCGAGTTCTACTCCATTAAGTGATCCCATCAACAATAAG GTGCACTTGCTCAGGACAATGCTTCAATGGGAGGAGCAAGTTCGCCGTGGCGCATCTATGGCGGAGAAAAGTCTCGGTGTAAGCACATGCACGAAACCAATCCTACGCGAGGTGGCCATAATCTTCTGGCCGAATGGGAAGATAATGAGGATGAGCACTGGTAGCACAGCTGCTGACGCTGCTAGAAGAATGGGCGTTGAAGGGAAGCTGCTTTGGGTCAATGGCCAACTAGTATTGCCTCAAACGGAGCTCAAAGATGGGGATATAGTTGAAGTGAGGGTGTAG